The following are encoded together in the Acidovorax sp. KKS102 genome:
- a CDS encoding folate-binding protein YgfZ — protein sequence MTYPLNGIAHLSHLGVIRVEGEDAAKFLHGQLTQDFALLGMDQARLAAFLSAKGRMQASFIGFKRSATEVLLVCSRDLLPATLKRLSMFVLRAKAKLTDATGDFALYGIAGDAINAVAGSAQPAWSKADLGTATLVHLYPADGTPRALWVAAATEPAPAGPALDATLWLWSEVISGVATLTTPVVEAFVPQMLNYESVGGVNFKKGCYPGQEVVARSQFRGTLKRRAYIAHAAAEVAVGAEVFSTSDLEQPCGTVVQVAAAPGGGFDTIVSLQISAAQEGALQVGAAGGVPLSLLPLPYPLLDDI from the coding sequence ATGACCTACCCCTTGAATGGCATTGCCCACCTGTCCCACCTCGGCGTGATTCGCGTGGAAGGCGAAGACGCCGCCAAGTTTCTGCACGGCCAGCTCACCCAGGATTTCGCCCTGCTGGGCATGGACCAGGCCCGCCTTGCGGCCTTCTTGTCGGCCAAGGGCCGCATGCAGGCCAGCTTCATCGGCTTCAAGCGCAGCGCCACCGAGGTGCTGCTGGTCTGCAGCCGCGACCTGCTGCCCGCCACGCTCAAGCGCCTGTCAATGTTTGTACTGCGCGCCAAGGCCAAGTTGACGGATGCCACCGGTGACTTTGCCCTGTATGGCATCGCTGGAGACGCTATCAATGCCGTAGCTGGTAGCGCACAACCAGCTTGGTCCAAGGCCGATTTGGGCACTGCAACGTTGGTGCACCTGTACCCCGCCGACGGCACCCCGCGCGCCCTGTGGGTGGCCGCCGCCACGGAGCCCGCGCCCGCAGGCCCTGCGCTGGATGCCACGCTGTGGCTCTGGAGCGAAGTCATCAGCGGCGTCGCCACGCTGACCACGCCAGTGGTCGAAGCCTTTGTGCCCCAGATGCTCAACTATGAATCGGTGGGCGGCGTGAACTTCAAGAAAGGCTGCTACCCCGGCCAGGAAGTGGTGGCGCGCAGCCAGTTCCGGGGCACGCTCAAGCGCCGCGCCTACATCGCCCACGCAGCGGCTGAGGTGGCGGTGGGCGCCGAGGTGTTCAGCACCAGCGACCTCGAACAGCCCTGCGGCACCGTGGTGCAGGTGGCCGCTGCGCCGGGCGGCGGGTTTGACACCATCGTGTCGCTGCAGATTAGCGCCGCCCAAGAGGGCGCCCTGCAGGTGGGTGCAGCAGGCGGCGTGCCGCTGTCGTTGTTGCCCCTGCCCTACCCCCTGTTGGACGATATCTGA
- a CDS encoding HDOD domain-containing protein: MELNALLAQPVALPSLPRAVALLMSELAHAEPSLRRLNQLFGTDPALAARLLELANSPTFQLPGQIAGIPEALALLGTAQLRTLVTSAPLGTTSRSVPGVNMQQFWRYSLNTAKLARSLAGIVHHNQIAAYTAGLLHALGELVIHLADPEKAQSVNTLVAPFDLRRDKIEQRIFGYSYGQVTAGCARRWQLPEVVIDALQHQHAPFDNKVYEPLAGVIHLAAWRARAREAELNEKELAVSFPGEVGLALGLDIDMVLQQDPIDWTARPEAAADFIV; encoded by the coding sequence ATGGAGTTGAACGCACTGCTGGCCCAACCTGTGGCACTGCCCAGCCTTCCGCGCGCCGTGGCGCTGCTGATGAGCGAGCTGGCCCACGCTGAGCCCAGCCTGCGGCGCCTGAACCAGCTGTTTGGCACCGACCCGGCCCTGGCCGCGCGCCTGCTGGAGCTGGCCAATTCCCCCACCTTCCAGCTGCCCGGGCAGATTGCGGGTATCCCCGAGGCGCTGGCGCTGCTGGGCACCGCACAGCTGCGCACACTGGTCACTTCGGCTCCGCTGGGCACTACGTCACGCTCGGTGCCCGGGGTGAACATGCAGCAGTTCTGGCGTTACAGCCTCAACACCGCCAAGCTCGCGCGCTCGCTGGCGGGCATCGTCCACCACAACCAGATCGCGGCGTATACCGCCGGTTTGCTGCATGCGCTGGGCGAGCTGGTGATCCACCTGGCCGACCCCGAGAAGGCCCAGTCGGTCAACACCCTGGTAGCGCCATTTGACCTGCGCCGCGACAAGATCGAGCAGCGCATCTTTGGCTACAGCTATGGCCAGGTCACCGCGGGCTGCGCGCGCCGCTGGCAACTGCCCGAGGTGGTGATTGATGCCCTGCAGCACCAGCATGCGCCGTTTGACAACAAGGTGTACGAACCCTTGGCAGGCGTGATCCACCTGGCCGCCTGGCGCGCCCGCGCCCGCGAGGCTGAGCTCAACGAGAAGGAGCTGGCAGTGTCCTTCCCCGGCGAAGTGGGGCTGGCCCTGGGGCTCGACATTGACATGGTGCTGCAGCAAGACCCCATCGACTGGACGGCCCGGCCGGAGGCGGCGGCGGACTTCATCGTCTAG
- a CDS encoding patatin-like phospholipase family protein, with protein MKALRIHAGPRARQHLEQQGLQPADVGVIPAAAGGPKGLILGPMDRFIFGEWLPRSDQPVHLVGASIGAWRMATACLQQSVAAFERLEHDYIHQDYELPPGKKRPTAAHVSERFGQNLEAFYGGRVQEVLSHPRYRLHIVTSRGRHVLGREHALGTPLGYLGAFVTNTVHRKAMGAWLERVVFSSSGAALPFATTDYRTRQVGLSADNFMQALQASCSIPFVLQAVHNIPGAPRGAYWDGGITDYHLHLAYGLPNGDASELIAAQAMSTSASGGKVFKTASEPLRAGAGGIVLYPHFQHRVVPGWLDKGLKWRHKATSALDNMVVLSPDPDWVRRLPNAKLPDRNDFTHYGTDSRARAQAWLAATRASQQLVDEWREWLERPDMGAVQPL; from the coding sequence ATGAAAGCACTGCGCATCCACGCTGGCCCCCGCGCCCGCCAACACCTCGAACAACAGGGCCTGCAGCCCGCTGATGTGGGGGTGATCCCGGCGGCGGCCGGTGGCCCCAAGGGGCTGATCCTGGGGCCGATGGACCGGTTCATTTTTGGGGAATGGCTACCGCGCTCTGACCAGCCGGTGCACCTGGTGGGTGCCTCCATCGGCGCCTGGCGCATGGCAACAGCCTGCCTGCAGCAGTCGGTGGCGGCGTTTGAACGGCTGGAACACGACTACATCCACCAGGACTACGAGTTGCCACCCGGCAAAAAGCGTCCCACGGCTGCCCATGTGAGCGAGCGGTTCGGCCAGAACCTGGAGGCCTTCTATGGCGGGCGGGTGCAGGAGGTGCTGAGCCACCCGCGCTACCGCCTGCACATCGTCACATCCCGGGGCCGCCATGTGCTGGGGCGCGAACATGCGCTGGGTACGCCCCTGGGGTATCTGGGGGCGTTCGTGACCAACACCGTGCACCGCAAGGCGATGGGGGCCTGGCTGGAGCGGGTGGTGTTTTCCTCGTCAGGCGCCGCCTTGCCTTTTGCCACGACCGATTACCGCACCCGGCAGGTGGGGTTGAGCGCAGACAACTTCATGCAAGCGCTGCAGGCCAGCTGCTCGATCCCGTTTGTCTTGCAGGCCGTACACAACATCCCGGGTGCGCCCCGGGGCGCCTACTGGGACGGTGGCATCACCGACTACCACCTGCATCTTGCCTATGGGCTGCCGAACGGTGATGCTTCTGAATTGATAGCTGCTCAGGCAATGAGCACTAGCGCTTCCGGCGGAAAAGTCTTCAAAACCGCGTCCGAGCCGTTGCGTGCGGGTGCTGGCGGCATCGTGCTCTACCCCCACTTCCAACACCGCGTGGTGCCGGGCTGGCTGGACAAGGGGCTGAAGTGGCGCCACAAGGCCACGTCGGCGCTCGACAACATGGTGGTGCTGTCACCCGACCCGGACTGGGTGCGCCGATTGCCCAATGCCAAGCTGCCCGACCGCAACGACTTCACCCACTACGGCACGGACAGCCGTGCCCGGGCCCAGGCGTGGCTCGCGGCCACGCGCGCCAGCCAGCAGCTGGTGGATGAGTGGCGCGAGTGGCTGGAGCGGCCGGACATGGGCGCGGTGCAGCCGTTGTAG
- a CDS encoding iron-containing alcohol dehydrogenase, whose product MAFIYYVTQIQFEFGAVQLLKQECERVGITRPLIVTDPGVKAAGVLQKALDALPGMAVAVFDQTPSNPTEAAVRAAVDMYKAQGCDGLIAVGGGSAIDCAKGIAIAATHEGPLTHYATIEGGSPRITDRAAPLIAVPTTSGTGSEVARGAIIIVDDHRKLGFHSWNLVPKTAICDPELTLGLPPMLTAATGMDAIAHCMETFMSAAFNPPADGIALDGLTRGWANIEQATKNGSDRDARLHMMSASMQGAMAFQKGLGAVHSLSHSLGGVNPRLHHGTLNAMFLPAVVRFNAQAESVQKEKRLERMAHAMGLQSAGDIPEAIRDMNARLGLPTGLAAMGVNEAMFDDIIKGAMADHCHKTNPRIATPEEYRDMLAQSL is encoded by the coding sequence ATGGCTTTCATCTACTACGTCACCCAGATCCAGTTTGAATTCGGCGCTGTCCAACTGCTCAAGCAGGAATGCGAGCGCGTGGGCATCACCCGCCCGTTGATCGTGACGGACCCCGGCGTGAAGGCCGCAGGCGTGCTGCAAAAGGCGCTGGATGCGCTGCCCGGCATGGCGGTGGCCGTGTTTGACCAGACCCCGTCCAACCCCACCGAAGCCGCCGTGCGCGCTGCCGTGGACATGTACAAGGCCCAGGGCTGCGACGGCCTGATTGCCGTGGGTGGCGGCTCGGCCATCGACTGTGCCAAGGGCATCGCGATTGCCGCCACGCACGAAGGCCCCCTCACCCACTACGCCACCATCGAGGGCGGCTCGCCGCGCATCACCGACCGCGCCGCGCCGCTGATCGCTGTGCCCACCACCAGCGGCACGGGCAGCGAGGTGGCGCGCGGCGCCATCATCATCGTGGACGACCACCGCAAGCTCGGCTTTCACTCGTGGAACCTAGTGCCCAAGACCGCCATCTGCGACCCGGAACTCACCCTCGGCCTGCCCCCCATGCTCACGGCTGCCACGGGCATGGACGCAATTGCGCACTGCATGGAGACCTTCATGTCCGCCGCGTTCAACCCACCCGCCGACGGCATTGCGCTGGACGGCCTCACACGCGGCTGGGCGAACATCGAACAGGCCACCAAAAACGGCAGCGACCGCGATGCACGCCTGCACATGATGAGCGCCAGCATGCAGGGCGCAATGGCCTTCCAGAAGGGCCTGGGCGCCGTGCACTCGCTCAGCCACAGCCTGGGCGGCGTAAACCCGCGCCTGCACCATGGCACGCTCAATGCCATGTTTTTGCCCGCCGTGGTGCGCTTCAACGCGCAGGCCGAATCGGTGCAGAAGGAAAAGCGCCTGGAGCGCATGGCCCACGCCATGGGCCTCCAGTCTGCGGGCGACATCCCCGAAGCCATCCGCGACATGAACGCCCGCCTAGGCCTGCCCACGGGCCTGGCCGCCATGGGCGTGAACGAGGCGATGTTCGACGACATCATCAAGGGTGCGATGGCCGACCACTGCCACAAGACCAACCCGCGTATCGCCACGCCCGAGGAATACCGGGACATGCTGGCGCAGTCGCTCTGA
- a CDS encoding YbgC/FadM family acyl-CoA thioesterase: protein MQRSDFRCFHRLRVRWAEVDMQKIVFNAHYLMYVDTAMSEYWRALALPYEASMLALGGEMYVKKATVEYHASARLDDTLDVGLKCARIGNSSCLFTAGIFCGDRLLISAELVYVFADPATQTSRPVPPALRAIFEGFEAGAEMAEVRTGDWNTLGRDAGRVRTDVFVHEQGIPAEVEADRHDISARHAVLYNRLGMPVAAGRLLQHAPGVGRIGRMAVDRSVRGAQWGRQLLDALVDAARARGDAEVQLHAQRSAEGFYRRAGFAVVGEPYEEAGIAHIAMARKL, encoded by the coding sequence ATGCAACGCAGTGATTTCCGTTGTTTCCACCGCCTGCGCGTGCGCTGGGCCGAGGTGGACATGCAAAAGATCGTGTTCAACGCGCACTACCTCATGTATGTCGATACCGCCATGTCCGAGTACTGGCGCGCGCTGGCGCTGCCGTACGAGGCGAGCATGCTGGCGCTGGGCGGCGAGATGTATGTGAAGAAGGCCACGGTGGAGTACCACGCTTCGGCGCGGCTGGATGACACGCTGGATGTGGGCCTGAAGTGCGCGCGCATTGGCAATTCGTCGTGCCTGTTCACGGCGGGCATTTTCTGTGGCGACCGGCTGCTGATCTCGGCCGAACTGGTCTATGTGTTTGCCGACCCGGCCACGCAGACATCTCGCCCCGTGCCGCCCGCATTGCGCGCGATCTTTGAAGGCTTTGAAGCGGGCGCCGAGATGGCCGAGGTGCGCACGGGCGACTGGAACACTCTGGGTCGCGATGCCGGCCGCGTGCGCACCGATGTGTTTGTGCACGAGCAGGGCATCCCGGCCGAGGTCGAGGCCGATAGGCATGACATCTCGGCGCGCCACGCTGTGCTGTACAACCGGCTGGGCATGCCCGTCGCTGCGGGCCGCCTGCTGCAGCACGCGCCCGGCGTGGGCCGCATCGGCCGCATGGCGGTGGACCGGTCGGTCCGCGGCGCGCAGTGGGGTCGCCAATTGCTGGATGCGCTGGTGGACGCGGCGCGTGCCCGGGGCGATGCCGAAGTGCAATTGCACGCCCAGCGCAGCGCCGAGGGCTTTTACCGCCGGGCGGGGTTCGCGGTGGTGGGCGAGCCGTACGAAGAGGCGGGCATTGCGCACATTGCCATGGCCCGCAAGCTCTGA
- the mltG gene encoding endolytic transglycosylase MltG — protein MRRLLALIVLVGIALGGAAYWWLHQPLDLGPEPLELAIEPGTTPRGVARDVVAAGVKTDARLLYAWFRVSGQDRAIKAGNYEVPPGTTPISLLQKLARGEEALRALTLVEGWNWRQVRQALAKEEQLKHDAATLTDEALMAQLGRPGVAPEGRFFPDTYTYAKGSSDIALLRRAMHAMDRHLEAAWAQRAADTPLKSADEALTLASIVEKETGKASDRGQIAGVFVNRLRVGMLLQTDPTVIYGLGEKFDGNLRKRDLQTDTPWNTYTRAGLPPTPIAMPGKAALLAAVQPQATRALYFVAKGDGSSHFSASLEEHNRAVNRYQRGQQ, from the coding sequence GTGCGACGTTTACTGGCTTTGATCGTGTTGGTGGGGATCGCACTGGGCGGCGCTGCGTATTGGTGGTTGCACCAGCCGCTGGACCTGGGCCCGGAGCCGCTGGAGCTGGCCATCGAGCCCGGCACCACGCCGCGCGGCGTGGCCCGCGATGTGGTGGCGGCTGGGGTCAAGACGGACGCGCGCCTGCTGTATGCCTGGTTCCGCGTCTCGGGGCAAGACCGTGCCATCAAGGCCGGCAACTACGAAGTCCCGCCCGGCACCACGCCCATCAGCCTGCTGCAAAAGCTGGCCCGGGGCGAAGAGGCCCTGCGCGCACTTACCTTGGTCGAAGGCTGGAACTGGCGCCAGGTGCGCCAGGCGTTGGCCAAGGAAGAGCAGCTCAAACACGATGCTGCCACCCTGACCGACGAAGCGCTGATGGCCCAGCTGGGCCGCCCCGGCGTAGCGCCCGAGGGGCGGTTCTTCCCGGACACCTATACCTACGCCAAAGGCTCCAGCGACATCGCCTTGCTGCGCCGGGCCATGCACGCCATGGACCGCCATCTGGAGGCAGCCTGGGCCCAGCGCGCGGCCGACACGCCGCTCAAGTCGGCGGACGAGGCGCTGACGCTGGCCAGCATCGTGGAAAAGGAAACCGGCAAGGCCAGCGACCGGGGCCAGATTGCGGGCGTGTTCGTCAACCGCCTGCGCGTGGGCATGCTGCTGCAGACCGACCCCACGGTGATCTATGGCCTGGGTGAGAAGTTTGATGGCAACCTGCGCAAGCGCGACCTGCAGACCGACACCCCCTGGAACACCTACACCCGCGCGGGCCTGCCGCCCACGCCCATCGCCATGCCTGGCAAGGCGGCGTTGCTGGCCGCTGTGCAGCCGCAGGCCACGCGCGCGCTGTACTTTGTGGCCAAGGGCGATGGCAGCAGCCACTTCAGCGCCTCGCTGGAGGAGCACAACCGCGCCGTCAACCGCTACCAGCGCGGACAGCAGTAA
- a CDS encoding EAL domain-containing protein, with protein MRTGNLTTWLLRGTYPRLYVSIVAIILLVTGVRYHYLLAAETDEALQQGSTELRRASDPLQLRLAAEPAPDADTVTRILTEGLAQAAPAVASIKWQAADQPAIEVTAFPYPAVAPKWFTDWLDLSAPVQQSGLALADGTLGRLTVTAHPQPLTDQVWATVLVQARISALNIFTIFFLLTLLLRANARMLQRLAQATDAFRQGYLSTRMEVTGTLESRAMAETFNDMAGKVQSLVLSLHETQRQQSEQLHFTRQLIDALPLPVFVRHADGTYLDANRAWQRLFQSQPGADGAAGASLPAELAPERSAHIASAHDNEIRIRPPHQPPLDMAYYEAPFTSTNGELAGTIGTLVDVTERKRAQEALRAEKERAEVTLASIGDGVITTDLGGRIETINEAAQLMTGFTADQALGRQLDDVFRLYEEPASRTASAAAERDTQPGGLQQATYEVLIHRSGERYAIEYTAAAIREGSGHATGCVLVFRDVTETRNLRHQISWHARHDALTGLYNRAALAEKLTHALFVARNHQLLLAVCMLDLDHFQAVNDTFGQRVGDRLLKEVARRLGAFITPQEAVARMGGDEFVLLLGEQPDVPAIEARLAVLMQQLAAPYAIDDRLVNITVSIGVAVFPQDDANPDTLLRHADQAMCQAKSFGRNQLHVFDVQHDHAVQTQHTRQTRVARALHAGELVLHYQPKVNLRTGEIIGLEALLRWQHPQEGLLGPQHVLQLVEDTDLQVELGEWVLRQALAQMRVWSDAGMGWEVSVNIAAPHFHRPNFVQRLKDILHTCPEVSPARLELEILESAALEDMQYMRRMMQSCQALGVRFALDDFGTGFSSLSYLKRLPAETIKIDQSFVRGILEDGDDLTLVKAIVALAAAFHRHVVAEGVETAEHCVKLLELGCERAQGYGIAKPMPAVDVLPWARDHAARHAARAVQEAARRSAST; from the coding sequence ATGCGCACTGGAAATCTCACCACCTGGCTTCTGCGGGGCACCTACCCCCGGCTGTATGTGTCCATCGTGGCGATCATCCTGCTGGTCACGGGGGTGCGCTACCACTACCTGCTGGCTGCAGAAACTGACGAAGCCCTGCAGCAAGGCTCCACCGAACTGCGGCGCGCCAGCGACCCATTGCAGCTGCGCCTGGCCGCCGAGCCCGCGCCCGATGCCGACACTGTCACCCGCATCCTGACCGAGGGGCTGGCGCAGGCCGCGCCGGCGGTGGCGTCCATCAAGTGGCAGGCCGCCGACCAGCCCGCCATCGAGGTCACCGCCTTTCCCTACCCCGCCGTCGCTCCCAAATGGTTTACCGATTGGCTGGACCTCTCTGCCCCGGTGCAGCAGTCTGGCCTGGCGCTGGCAGATGGCACATTGGGCCGACTGACAGTGACGGCCCATCCGCAGCCCCTGACAGACCAGGTGTGGGCCACGGTGCTGGTGCAGGCGCGCATCTCGGCACTCAACATCTTCACCATCTTCTTTTTGCTGACGCTATTGCTGCGCGCCAATGCCCGCATGCTGCAGCGCCTGGCCCAGGCCACCGATGCGTTTCGCCAGGGCTATCTGAGCACTCGCATGGAGGTCACCGGCACGCTGGAGTCCCGCGCCATGGCCGAGACCTTCAACGACATGGCGGGCAAGGTGCAGTCCCTGGTGCTGTCATTGCATGAAACGCAGCGCCAGCAAAGCGAGCAACTGCACTTCACCCGCCAGTTGATCGATGCCCTGCCCCTGCCCGTGTTTGTGCGCCATGCCGACGGCACCTACCTGGACGCCAACCGCGCATGGCAGCGCCTGTTCCAGTCACAGCCAGGTGCTGACGGCGCCGCAGGCGCCAGCCTGCCTGCCGAACTGGCCCCGGAACGGTCGGCCCACATCGCCAGTGCGCACGACAACGAAATCCGCATCCGCCCGCCCCACCAGCCCCCGCTGGACATGGCCTACTACGAAGCGCCCTTCACCAGCACCAACGGCGAGCTGGCTGGCACCATCGGTACGCTGGTGGACGTGACAGAACGCAAACGCGCCCAGGAGGCCCTGCGCGCCGAAAAGGAGCGTGCCGAGGTCACCCTCGCCTCCATCGGCGACGGCGTCATCACCACCGACCTGGGTGGGCGCATCGAGACCATCAACGAGGCCGCGCAACTCATGACCGGCTTTACCGCCGACCAGGCGCTGGGCCGGCAGCTGGACGACGTGTTTCGCCTGTACGAAGAGCCCGCCAGCCGCACCGCCAGCGCGGCCGCCGAACGCGACACGCAGCCCGGCGGGCTGCAGCAGGCCACCTACGAGGTACTGATCCACCGCTCGGGCGAGCGCTACGCCATCGAGTACACGGCCGCCGCCATCCGCGAGGGCAGCGGCCACGCCACAGGCTGCGTGCTGGTGTTCCGCGACGTGACCGAAACACGCAACCTGCGCCATCAGATCTCCTGGCACGCCCGCCACGATGCGCTCACCGGCCTGTACAACCGCGCAGCGCTGGCCGAAAAGCTCACGCACGCCCTGTTTGTGGCTCGCAACCATCAGCTGCTGCTGGCAGTGTGCATGCTGGACCTGGACCACTTCCAGGCGGTGAACGACACCTTTGGCCAGCGCGTGGGCGACCGCCTGCTCAAGGAAGTGGCCCGGCGCCTGGGCGCCTTCATCACACCCCAAGAAGCCGTGGCCCGCATGGGCGGCGACGAGTTTGTGCTGCTGCTGGGCGAACAGCCCGATGTGCCCGCCATCGAGGCGCGCCTGGCCGTGCTGATGCAACAACTGGCCGCGCCCTATGCGATTGACGACCGCCTGGTGAACATCACCGTCAGCATTGGCGTGGCCGTGTTTCCCCAAGACGACGCCAACCCCGACACCCTCCTGCGCCACGCCGACCAGGCCATGTGCCAGGCCAAGAGCTTCGGGCGCAACCAGCTGCACGTGTTCGATGTACAGCACGACCACGCCGTGCAGACCCAGCACACCCGCCAGACCCGGGTGGCCCGCGCACTGCACGCGGGGGAGCTGGTGCTGCACTACCAGCCCAAGGTCAACCTGCGCACCGGCGAGATCATCGGGCTGGAAGCCCTGCTGCGCTGGCAACACCCGCAGGAAGGACTGCTGGGCCCGCAGCACGTGCTGCAGCTGGTGGAGGACACGGACCTGCAGGTCGAACTGGGCGAATGGGTGCTGCGCCAGGCCCTGGCGCAGATGCGGGTATGGAGCGATGCCGGCATGGGCTGGGAAGTCAGCGTCAACATCGCGGCGCCCCACTTCCACCGGCCCAACTTTGTGCAGCGGCTCAAGGACATCCTGCACACCTGCCCCGAGGTGTCTCCCGCACGACTGGAGCTGGAGATCCTGGAATCCGCCGCGCTGGAAGACATGCAGTACATGCGCCGCATGATGCAAAGCTGCCAGGCCCTGGGCGTGCGTTTTGCGCTGGACGACTTTGGCACCGGCTTTTCGTCGCTGTCGTACCTCAAGCGCCTGCCCGCCGAGACCATCAAGATCGACCAATCGTTTGTGCGCGGCATTCTGGAGGACGGCGACGACCTCACCCTCGTCAAAGCCATCGTGGCGCTGGCGGCTGCGTTCCACCGCCATGTGGTGGCCGAAGGGGTCGAAACCGCTGAGCACTGCGTCAAGCTGCTGGAGCTGGGCTGCGAACGCGCGCAGGGGTACGGCATTGCCAAGCCCATGCCTGCGGTCGATGTGCTGCCCTGGGCCCGCGACCACGCTGCACGCCATGCTGCACGGGCGGTGCAAGAGGCAGCGCGCCGGTCTGCCTCGACCTAA
- a CDS encoding 2-keto-4-pentenoate hydratase, whose amino-acid sequence MKTKQTLMAALVAVASVTSAQAQCLTDAQAADLVANYVAKTPAANPDNLTDADGACTRGKVNALLAQRMGKVIGYKAGLTNPAVQKRFNTDKPVWGKLYEGMVLPSGATVDAAFGARPLYEADMLVRVKSAAINQAKTPMDVLDAVDQIIPFIELPDLMVQAPPKLNGAGVTAINVGARLGVAGAPIAVPAYRGERFAMLKALTDMNVSLTDGAGARLGGGKGSDILDHPLNAVVWLAGALAQEGLAMQPGDLISLGSFSALLPPKAGLSVTATYDGLPGAAPVRLSFK is encoded by the coding sequence GTGAAAACGAAGCAAACCCTGATGGCGGCCCTGGTAGCCGTCGCATCTGTGACAAGCGCCCAGGCCCAGTGCCTGACCGACGCACAGGCCGCCGACCTGGTGGCCAACTATGTCGCCAAGACCCCCGCCGCCAACCCCGACAACCTGACGGACGCCGATGGCGCCTGCACACGAGGCAAGGTCAACGCCTTGCTGGCTCAGCGCATGGGCAAGGTGATTGGCTACAAGGCCGGCCTGACCAACCCCGCCGTGCAAAAGCGCTTCAACACCGACAAGCCCGTGTGGGGCAAGCTCTACGAGGGCATGGTGCTGCCCAGTGGCGCCACGGTGGATGCGGCCTTCGGTGCCCGCCCCCTGTACGAGGCCGACATGCTGGTGCGTGTGAAAAGCGCCGCCATCAACCAGGCCAAAACCCCCATGGACGTGCTGGACGCCGTGGACCAGATCATCCCCTTCATCGAGTTGCCCGACCTGATGGTGCAGGCGCCGCCCAAGCTCAACGGCGCAGGCGTGACGGCCATCAACGTGGGTGCGCGCCTGGGTGTGGCGGGTGCCCCGATTGCCGTGCCGGCGTACCGGGGCGAGCGCTTTGCCATGCTCAAGGCCCTGACCGACATGAACGTGTCGCTGACCGATGGCGCGGGCGCGCGCCTGGGTGGTGGCAAGGGCAGCGACATCCTGGACCACCCGCTGAATGCGGTGGTGTGGCTGGCCGGTGCGCTGGCGCAGGAGGGCCTGGCCATGCAGCCGGGCGACCTGATCAGCCTAGGCTCGTTCTCCGCATTGCTGCCGCCCAAGGCCGGCTTGTCGGTGACGGCCACCTATGACGGCCTGCCCGGCGCTGCACCCGTGAGACTGAGCTTCAAGTAA
- a CDS encoding alpha/beta hydrolase, which produces MTDLHIHHTRLTPQMRSVLERMARAGHPPLHTRTPQEARIAYQAGADVLEVPKAALAQVEDLQIPTRDGAQLPARLYAPSTDKGLPVLLYTHGGGFTIGNIATHDILCRELARLAGCMVVSLDYRLAPEHRFPTASNDAWDALQWLAANAERLGADPQRLAVGGDSAGGTLAAVNAILARDAGLPLALQLLIYPGCAAHQDTPSHATFARGLVLEEPAISWFFGHYVTTREEREDWRFAPLLAPDVEGVAPAWIGLAECDPLVDEGVDYADKLRLAGVPVDLDIYRGVTHEFIKMGRAIPEARKAHADAARALRLAFHLE; this is translated from the coding sequence TTGACCGACCTGCACATCCACCACACCCGCCTGACCCCGCAGATGCGCAGCGTGCTTGAACGCATGGCCCGCGCCGGGCACCCACCGCTGCACACGCGCACGCCGCAAGAGGCACGCATCGCCTACCAGGCAGGCGCCGACGTGCTGGAAGTCCCCAAAGCCGCGCTGGCGCAGGTGGAAGACCTGCAGATCCCCACCCGCGACGGTGCACAGCTGCCCGCACGGCTGTACGCGCCCAGTACGGACAAGGGCCTGCCCGTGCTGCTGTACACGCACGGCGGCGGCTTCACCATCGGCAACATTGCCACGCACGACATCCTGTGCCGCGAGCTGGCGCGTCTGGCCGGTTGTATGGTGGTCTCGCTGGACTACCGGCTGGCGCCGGAGCACCGCTTTCCCACGGCCAGCAACGATGCGTGGGATGCCTTGCAATGGCTCGCTGCCAACGCCGAGCGCCTGGGCGCTGACCCTCAACGCCTGGCCGTGGGTGGTGACAGCGCAGGCGGCACGCTGGCTGCCGTCAACGCCATCCTGGCGCGCGATGCAGGCCTGCCTCTGGCGCTGCAGCTGCTGATCTACCCCGGCTGCGCCGCGCACCAAGACACGCCTTCGCACGCCACCTTTGCGCGCGGCCTCGTGCTGGAGGAGCCTGCCATCAGCTGGTTCTTTGGCCACTACGTGACCACGCGCGAGGAGCGCGAAGACTGGCGTTTTGCCCCGCTGCTGGCGCCGGATGTGGAAGGCGTTGCGCCAGCCTGGATCGGCCTGGCCGAATGCGACCCGCTGGTGGACGAAGGCGTGGACTACGCCGACAAGCTGCGCCTGGCGGGTGTGCCGGTGGACCTGGACATCTATCGGGGCGTGACCCACGAATTCATCAAGATGGGCCGCGCCATCCCCGAGGCGCGCAAGGCCCATGCCGACGCGGCCCGTGCGCTGCGCCTGGCTTTTCACCTGGAGTAA